The following coding sequences lie in one uncultured Fusobacterium sp. genomic window:
- the gmhA gene encoding D-sedoheptulose 7-phosphate isomerase has protein sequence MNLIDSYKTEALLLENFIKEEEERKETERVAKELANIFNAGNKVLICGNGGSNCDALHFAEEFTGRFRGDRRALPAIAIADSSHITCVGNDYGFDSIFSRGVEAYGKAGDMFIGISTSGNSNNVIKAVEAAKKLGMKTCVLLGKDGGKLKGTCDFEFIIPGNTSDRIQEIHMMILHIIIEGVERLMFPENY, from the coding sequence ATGAACTTAATAGATTCTTATAAAACTGAAGCTTTACTTTTAGAAAATTTTATAAAAGAAGAGGAAGAGAGAAAAGAAACAGAAAGAGTAGCAAAAGAGTTAGCTAATATATTCAATGCTGGTAATAAAGTTTTAATCTGTGGAAATGGTGGAAGTAACTGTGATGCTCTACACTTTGCAGAAGAGTTTACTGGTAGATTTAGAGGAGATAGAAGAGCTCTTCCTGCTATTGCTATTGCTGATTCTTCTCATATAACTTGTGTTGGTAACGATTATGGGTTTGATTCTATATTCTCACGTGGTGTAGAAGCCTATGGTAAGGCTGGAGATATGTTTATAGGTATATCTACTAGTGGGAACTCAAACAATGTAATCAAGGCTGTAGAAGCTGCTAAAAAGTTAGGTATGAAAACTTGTGTTCTACTTGGAAAAGATGGAGGTAAATTAAAAGGAACTTGTGACTTTGAATTTATAATTCCTGGAAATACTTCTGATAGAATCCAAGAGATTCATATGATGATCCTTCATATTATTATTGAGGGAGTAGAAAGATTAATGTTTCCTGAAAACTA